Proteins co-encoded in one Gracilimonas sp. genomic window:
- a CDS encoding M3 family oligoendopeptidase, which produces MSENSSKKKETGAESINWDLTDLYSSNEDPQLAKDKKQVVEQAEAFGEKYRGRVAELSPGEFKKMLDEYEEILDRSGKIGSFAYLQWSTDTTNTAYGKLVAESNELSSEVSQKLVFLDVEWMQVPDEEAQKMIESEELSKYKHYLESSRRYKEHVLEEGQEKIMSAKSVTGRSAWVRFFDETLGAAKFELDGEELSEQEVLSKLHESDRDLRIRAHKSLTDKFNDLSRQLTFVFNTILADKSTNDKLRKYDSWIDSRNLSNQTDKETVDALVESVTSKYELVQRYYKLKRDLLGLDEMKDYDRYAPIMENEATIDWNSAKEMVLDSYTNFHPEMGEITYKFFEKNWIDAAIKPGKRGGAYSAGTVPSAHPYVFMNFDGKIRDVQTLAHELGHGVHQYLSRQQGVLQSSTPLTTAETASVFGEMLVFQKLMKELDDPKEKLALLIGKIDDTIATVFRQISMNRFEHAMHTARREEGELTKERFSELWMEQQKALYGDSVTLTDEYGIWWSYIPHFLHTPGYVYAYAFGELLVLALYEEYTQRPEGFPERYMELLSAGGAEWPHDLVAKMGLDITQPDFWNKGLASFERMVEEAEEMAKELAN; this is translated from the coding sequence ATGAGCGAGAATTCATCAAAGAAGAAAGAAACAGGGGCTGAAAGTATAAACTGGGATCTCACCGACCTTTATTCATCCAACGAAGACCCACAACTGGCTAAAGATAAAAAGCAGGTTGTGGAACAGGCGGAAGCTTTTGGGGAAAAATACCGAGGCCGGGTTGCTGAACTTTCACCGGGTGAATTCAAAAAAATGCTGGATGAGTATGAAGAAATTTTAGACCGGTCCGGTAAAATTGGCTCCTTTGCTTATTTACAATGGTCAACGGATACTACCAATACCGCTTACGGAAAGTTGGTGGCAGAGTCGAATGAGCTGTCATCAGAAGTAAGCCAAAAACTGGTTTTTCTGGATGTGGAATGGATGCAGGTACCGGATGAGGAAGCTCAAAAAATGATTGAAAGTGAAGAGCTGAGCAAGTACAAACACTACCTGGAAAGTTCCCGAAGGTACAAAGAGCACGTGCTGGAAGAAGGTCAGGAGAAGATTATGTCAGCCAAATCTGTAACCGGCCGAAGTGCGTGGGTCCGCTTTTTTGATGAAACGCTGGGGGCGGCAAAGTTTGAGCTGGATGGCGAGGAACTGAGCGAGCAGGAAGTGTTGAGTAAACTGCATGAAAGCGACCGTGATTTACGAATCCGGGCCCATAAATCGCTCACGGATAAATTCAATGATCTGAGCCGGCAGCTTACATTTGTATTCAACACCATACTTGCCGACAAATCTACAAACGATAAACTTCGCAAGTACGACAGCTGGATTGATTCACGAAACCTGTCTAACCAAACCGATAAGGAAACGGTGGATGCCCTTGTTGAGTCTGTGACCTCAAAATACGAGCTGGTTCAGCGATACTATAAGCTAAAGCGCGATTTGCTTGGGCTGGACGAAATGAAGGATTATGATCGCTACGCACCCATCATGGAGAATGAGGCTACGATCGACTGGAATTCTGCCAAGGAAATGGTGCTGGATTCCTACACTAATTTTCATCCGGAGATGGGGGAAATCACCTATAAGTTTTTTGAGAAGAACTGGATTGATGCCGCCATAAAACCCGGTAAAAGAGGCGGGGCTTATTCCGCAGGTACGGTTCCCTCGGCTCACCCTTATGTATTCATGAATTTTGACGGGAAAATCCGAGACGTACAAACACTGGCTCATGAACTGGGGCATGGAGTGCATCAGTACTTGTCTCGCCAGCAAGGAGTTTTGCAATCATCAACGCCGCTGACCACAGCCGAAACGGCTTCTGTATTTGGTGAAATGCTGGTATTTCAAAAGCTGATGAAAGAGCTGGATGACCCCAAAGAAAAACTGGCATTACTGATTGGCAAAATTGATGATACCATCGCTACCGTTTTCCGCCAAATTTCTATGAACAGATTTGAGCATGCCATGCATACGGCACGGCGGGAAGAAGGAGAACTCACCAAAGAACGGTTCTCAGAGCTTTGGATGGAACAGCAAAAAGCGTTGTATGGAGATTCGGTGACTTTAACGGATGAGTATGGCATTTGGTGGAGTTATATCCCGCATTTTCTGCATACTCCCGGTTATGTGTATGCCTATGCATTCGGTGAACTGCTGGTGCTGGCTTTATATGAAGAATACACGCAGCGCCCGGAAGGATTCCCGGAAAGATATATGGAGCTTCTGAGTGCCGGTGGGGCTGAGTGGCCGCATGATTTAGTAGCTAAAATGGGACTTGATATCACCCAGCCTGACTTTTGGAACAAAGGTCTGGCATCTTTCGAACGCATGGTAGAAGAAGCTGAGGAAATGGCTAAAGAGCTGGCTAATTAA
- a CDS encoding GAF domain-containing protein, whose translation MSLDRQEKALREYKQILQDLVHLLRTSTKVQLSYLCWVNRARQQFVWETNSTGLPNVMFQDRVAFENHFLNEFKDTDEIIQLMVGEDIEKAKLIHYFDFVQAKNILIVPFINKGETVALTVLESEQEIDQEAIQDRIMAYNNALVNVLDTYLEVVDLHEQQQEWEDYEESLNKLDYRGHKVEIFATMMEEMQKNLPNGGAVLLAPGMESWNVILRTQNSKNPPKLGLQLEEKSVAYEALEKGEPIFTMHFNNNPRRITSAEKRTEGATFAIPVMIHDRRQGVVVCYDNDPLTFKESTKHKLSNMVRIAALSVQSSVKKSGIVQEILTQNFGAFTPELWEIALNNELAKLKKGSPENTWLGLVAPDDVSALRTKFRLEDLQKIQTDFVTNLNPSKYGIPGFVGYNSDYVYAVLIQSDDEEAVSFWMEKMKSKLEAGLNLSIGGTMRPQFKVGYTKLTDQSVNAYQVMEKAKKALAKVMNDKEAELVEA comes from the coding sequence ATGTCTTTAGACCGACAAGAAAAAGCCTTACGGGAATACAAGCAGATCCTTCAGGATTTGGTGCATTTATTGCGAACATCCACGAAAGTTCAACTCTCTTACTTATGCTGGGTGAACCGCGCCCGGCAACAATTTGTGTGGGAAACCAACAGCACGGGACTTCCCAATGTGATGTTTCAGGATCGAGTAGCATTTGAAAATCATTTCCTGAATGAATTTAAAGATACCGATGAAATCATTCAGTTGATGGTGGGGGAAGACATCGAGAAAGCAAAACTCATCCACTATTTTGATTTTGTACAGGCCAAAAACATTCTGATTGTACCCTTTATAAACAAAGGGGAAACGGTAGCACTCACAGTTCTTGAAAGTGAGCAGGAGATAGATCAGGAAGCTATACAGGATCGCATCATGGCCTATAATAATGCCTTGGTAAATGTGCTGGATACCTATCTTGAAGTGGTTGATTTACACGAGCAGCAGCAGGAGTGGGAAGATTACGAAGAATCTCTGAACAAATTGGATTACCGGGGACATAAGGTCGAGATTTTTGCCACGATGATGGAAGAAATGCAAAAAAACCTGCCGAATGGCGGGGCAGTACTTCTGGCACCCGGCATGGAATCCTGGAATGTTATATTGCGTACTCAAAACTCAAAAAATCCTCCGAAATTAGGTCTTCAGCTGGAAGAAAAAAGCGTGGCCTATGAAGCCCTTGAAAAGGGAGAACCTATTTTCACGATGCATTTCAACAACAATCCCCGGAGGATAACCTCAGCAGAAAAAAGAACGGAAGGGGCTACCTTTGCTATCCCGGTGATGATCCACGACCGGCGGCAGGGAGTGGTGGTTTGCTATGATAACGATCCGCTGACCTTCAAAGAGTCCACCAAGCACAAGTTGTCGAATATGGTGCGGATAGCCGCTTTGAGTGTGCAATCTTCGGTGAAGAAATCCGGAATAGTGCAGGAAATCCTGACGCAGAATTTCGGCGCTTTTACTCCCGAGCTTTGGGAAATTGCCCTCAATAACGAGTTGGCAAAGCTGAAAAAGGGATCACCGGAAAACACCTGGCTGGGTTTGGTTGCCCCGGATGATGTTTCGGCACTTCGGACAAAATTCAGGCTGGAAGACCTCCAAAAAATCCAGACAGATTTTGTCACAAACCTGAACCCCTCCAAATATGGAATCCCGGGTTTTGTAGGCTATAACTCTGATTACGTATATGCGGTTCTGATTCAAAGCGATGACGAAGAAGCTGTGTCGTTCTGGATGGAAAAAATGAAGTCGAAACTGGAAGCAGGACTCAATCTATCCATCGGTGGAACGATGCGTCCTCAATTCAAGGTCGGCTATACAAAGCTTACCGATCAATCGGTGAACGCGTACCAGGTGATGGAGAAAGCGAAGAAAGCCTTAGCTAAAGTAATGAACGATAAGGAAGCTGAACTGGTGGAAGCATAA
- a CDS encoding phosphopentomutase: protein MGNAYIIVVDGLGVGAQEDADQYGDADMNTLGHVSEQTGVKLPNLQKMGIGNIIPLASVPENEQPLAAYGKLREVSAGKDSTTGHWEIAGIQLEKPFPTYPNGFPEKVIKDFCDGIGVEKALCNKPYSGTDVIRDYGEEHLETGYPIVYTSADSVFQVACHEDVVPVKKLYEWCEFARNKVCIVDHEVGRVIARPFTGKPGNFERISDKRHDYSSVPPENNLVQKLNDSGVKTYSIGKVADLFAGKGFTQYRPTKSNAEGISQLLSLMSAQLDNSFVFVNLIDTDQLFGHRLDPEGYAGSLEEFDRAIPAIVSKIRKDDLLIITGDHGNDPCSDSTDHSREFVPLLVFPKGRAEAENLGTGETFSNIACSVVEFFELEHDFPGKSFV, encoded by the coding sequence ATGGGAAATGCCTACATCATTGTTGTAGATGGATTGGGAGTCGGTGCGCAGGAAGATGCTGATCAATATGGCGATGCCGACATGAATACGCTGGGCCACGTAAGTGAGCAGACCGGAGTTAAGCTTCCAAACCTGCAAAAAATGGGAATTGGAAATATCATTCCTCTGGCTTCGGTTCCGGAAAATGAACAACCGTTGGCTGCCTATGGCAAACTTCGTGAAGTTTCAGCAGGCAAAGATTCTACCACCGGGCACTGGGAAATAGCGGGTATTCAACTCGAAAAACCTTTTCCTACTTATCCGAATGGTTTTCCTGAAAAAGTAATCAAGGATTTTTGCGATGGAATAGGGGTGGAAAAAGCCCTGTGTAATAAACCCTATTCAGGCACTGATGTAATTCGGGATTATGGAGAAGAACACCTCGAAACCGGATATCCCATTGTATATACTTCGGCCGACAGTGTATTCCAGGTGGCTTGTCATGAAGATGTTGTTCCGGTAAAGAAACTGTATGAGTGGTGTGAGTTTGCGCGTAATAAAGTCTGTATAGTAGACCATGAAGTGGGGCGGGTCATTGCCCGTCCGTTTACCGGAAAGCCCGGGAATTTTGAGCGTATCTCCGATAAACGTCACGATTACTCGTCGGTTCCTCCGGAAAATAACCTGGTGCAAAAATTGAATGATTCCGGAGTAAAAACATATTCCATTGGTAAGGTGGCCGACCTGTTTGCCGGAAAAGGATTCACCCAATATCGCCCCACTAAAAGCAATGCAGAAGGTATTTCCCAGCTGTTGAGCTTGATGTCGGCTCAACTTGATAACAGCTTCGTATTTGTAAACCTGATTGATACCGACCAACTATTCGGGCACCGGTTAGATCCCGAAGGGTATGCAGGAAGTTTAGAGGAATTCGACCGGGCTATTCCGGCGATTGTCTCTAAAATCAGGAAAGATGATTTACTGATTATTACCGGAGATCACGGAAACGATCCATGTTCGGACAGCACCGATCACTCCAGGGAATTTGTGCCTTTACTTGTATTCCCAAAGGGCAGAGCTGAGGCTGAGAATCTTGGAACAGGAGAAACCTTCTCAAATATAGCCTGCAGTGTGGTTGAATTTTTTGAGCTTGAGCATGATTTTCCCGGGAAATCATTTGTCTGA
- a CDS encoding RNA polymerase sigma factor RpoD/SigA: MAKSSGISTRESESLDRYLHEIGKEKLITPDDEVRLAKEIQKGSQRALEDLTKANLRFVVSVAKQYQNQGLSLGDLINEGNLGLIKAAKRFDETRGFKFISYAVWWIRQSILQALAEQSRIVRLPLNRVGALNKIGKELSKLEQEYERVPSAHELAESLEMTVGEVADTLKISGRHLSMDAPFAQGEDNRLLDVLENEEIPNPDFDLMGESLKVEIERALSKLTTREAEVIRLYFGIGREHSLTLEEIGERFDLTRERVRQIKEKALRKLRHHNRSAALRAYLG, encoded by the coding sequence GTGGCAAAAAGTTCTGGAATCTCTACCCGCGAGTCAGAGTCATTAGATCGGTATCTGCACGAAATTGGAAAAGAGAAACTAATTACCCCGGATGATGAAGTCCGGCTGGCCAAAGAAATTCAGAAAGGGAGTCAGAGAGCACTCGAAGATCTTACCAAAGCAAACCTTCGATTCGTAGTTTCAGTAGCAAAACAATATCAGAATCAGGGCCTATCTCTCGGTGATTTGATCAACGAAGGAAACCTCGGTTTGATTAAAGCTGCCAAGCGATTTGACGAAACCCGTGGTTTCAAATTCATTTCATACGCGGTATGGTGGATTCGTCAGTCTATTCTGCAGGCGTTGGCCGAGCAGTCCCGTATCGTTCGTTTGCCGCTCAACCGTGTGGGTGCCCTCAATAAAATTGGTAAAGAGCTTTCTAAACTGGAGCAGGAATATGAACGCGTTCCCTCCGCTCATGAGCTTGCGGAAAGCCTCGAAATGACGGTTGGCGAAGTTGCTGACACATTGAAAATTTCGGGCCGACACCTGTCGATGGATGCGCCGTTTGCCCAGGGTGAAGATAATCGCCTGTTAGACGTTCTTGAAAATGAAGAGATTCCCAACCCTGATTTCGATCTGATGGGTGAATCTCTGAAAGTGGAAATTGAACGAGCACTTTCAAAACTAACAACCCGTGAAGCGGAAGTAATTCGGCTGTATTTTGGAATTGGACGTGAGCACTCCCTTACACTGGAGGAAATCGGAGAACGCTTCGATCTTACCCGTGAGCGTGTACGTCAGATTAAAGAAAAAGCACTTCGTAAATTACGACACCATAACCGAAGCGCTGCATTAAGAGCCTATCTCGGATAA
- a CDS encoding sensor histidine kinase — protein MKRLLLIVLVIVGFTELLEAQRYPFRTFSIEEGLSESVVYDLAQDDEGYVWLATGYGLNRFDGIRFQNYFEEHGLNSSRIRSLFKDSEGKIWIGSEAGVNYWHADSIHSVPALSSLRNMTVISMYEDRLGDFWFGTDGNGVWQYSEGQLLTQYSTSNGMVDNRIRAIAERDNGEIWFATREGITILRDGNFVNITEDDGLPNQRIRDLKVDENNTVWIGTRGGLIKYEGDQFIQLNKEDGLVNDLVQTLSVTKDGGIWVGTEEGASFYDGNAFQNYTVESGLSTEMMFSSMLDLEGNIWLGSYGGGVNLFLGNYFANYDVEHGLPSKLVTSFAKDGEGRFWIATYGGGITALENGTFNDHNVNSRLPDNQVYTLFTDSKKRMWIGMGEGLAYIKDGRLKVFSDREFPYPRVRNVMEASDGTYWISTYDDGIIHYRNGEFSQITSDDGLASNRVLISIEGDDGSVWIATYGGITRFKEGEFQSFAIQEGLPNNAVMNLLKDDKGRIWASTFGGIAWFDGLKFQSITQDDGLPDRVCYFIHQNENGLYWIGTTEGVVRFDADEYFNGDPDEQRQAFKVLNKELGLIANELNLGAVYEDEQGYLWFGTVEGLSRFNPKAYKGNQVPPKVHIVGVNVSGREYRPDERFLLSHEENNIEFQYAGLNFTAPNQILYEYKLNGIDNGWQQTSARSVKYPSLPPGEYTFQVHARNINGAWSPDIEKVKFTITAPFWMQWWFWILMLAVVVGIISLFYNYYRARKMIDIERMRVRIASDLHDDVGASLTEIALQSDFLQAGDADTEFKKSLEQIGKQCRKIVSSLDDIVWSIDARNDTLGDLTDRMQDYILHTLESKNMQVNYDFDNLNMENKLPVSVKENVYLIFKEAVNNIAKYSNGDRVDIKMENQNGYFEFLIADNGTSGKGTKKTGHGLRNMDMRAKRIGADITINTEDGYSIKVEGKLNTN, from the coding sequence ATGAAAAGATTACTGCTCATAGTTTTAGTTATAGTAGGCTTCACGGAACTACTCGAAGCACAGCGCTACCCGTTCAGAACTTTCTCAATTGAAGAAGGACTTAGCGAATCGGTTGTTTATGACCTTGCCCAGGATGATGAGGGATATGTTTGGCTGGCTACAGGTTATGGACTGAACCGTTTTGACGGCATCCGGTTTCAGAATTATTTTGAAGAACATGGGCTCAACAGCAGCCGGATCCGCTCTTTATTTAAAGACAGTGAAGGTAAAATCTGGATTGGTTCAGAAGCGGGGGTAAATTACTGGCATGCCGATAGTATTCACTCGGTTCCCGCACTCTCATCCCTCCGTAATATGACGGTGATAAGTATGTATGAAGACCGGCTGGGAGACTTCTGGTTTGGAACAGATGGTAACGGGGTTTGGCAGTATTCCGAAGGCCAGCTACTAACGCAATACTCCACATCTAACGGGATGGTGGATAATCGAATCCGGGCTATAGCGGAGCGTGATAACGGTGAAATTTGGTTCGCGACAAGAGAGGGTATTACCATATTGCGGGATGGCAATTTCGTAAATATCACAGAGGATGATGGTTTACCAAATCAGCGAATTCGTGACCTGAAAGTAGATGAGAATAATACAGTTTGGATAGGTACACGGGGAGGACTTATTAAATATGAAGGAGATCAGTTCATCCAACTGAATAAAGAAGACGGACTTGTGAACGACCTCGTACAAACACTGTCAGTTACCAAAGATGGGGGTATCTGGGTTGGCACTGAAGAGGGAGCCAGTTTTTACGATGGAAATGCATTTCAAAACTACACGGTTGAGTCTGGCTTGTCAACAGAAATGATGTTTTCATCGATGCTGGACCTGGAAGGAAATATATGGTTGGGATCGTACGGTGGGGGAGTAAATCTTTTTTTGGGTAATTATTTTGCCAATTATGATGTGGAACATGGGCTGCCAAGTAAGCTGGTTACCTCGTTTGCTAAAGACGGAGAGGGCAGGTTTTGGATCGCAACTTATGGCGGAGGCATCACCGCTCTTGAAAACGGTACGTTCAATGATCATAACGTTAATAGCAGGCTGCCGGATAATCAGGTGTACACTCTTTTCACCGATTCCAAGAAGCGTATGTGGATTGGAATGGGGGAAGGGCTGGCTTATATAAAAGATGGCCGGTTGAAGGTATTCAGCGACCGTGAGTTTCCGTATCCAAGAGTTCGGAATGTGATGGAGGCTTCGGACGGGACGTACTGGATCAGCACCTACGATGATGGCATCATCCATTACCGAAATGGAGAGTTTTCCCAAATTACCTCAGACGATGGACTGGCAAGTAATCGCGTTTTGATTTCCATTGAAGGGGATGATGGCTCGGTCTGGATTGCTACTTATGGGGGAATTACCCGGTTTAAAGAGGGCGAATTTCAAAGTTTTGCCATTCAGGAAGGCCTTCCGAATAATGCAGTCATGAATCTTCTGAAAGATGACAAAGGCAGGATTTGGGCGTCTACCTTTGGCGGCATAGCCTGGTTTGACGGCCTCAAATTTCAGAGTATCACCCAAGACGACGGATTGCCGGACCGTGTTTGCTATTTCATTCACCAAAATGAAAATGGGTTATACTGGATCGGTACTACGGAAGGAGTGGTCAGGTTTGATGCTGATGAATACTTTAACGGAGATCCTGATGAACAACGGCAGGCTTTCAAGGTATTGAACAAGGAACTGGGGCTTATTGCGAATGAATTGAACCTGGGGGCCGTCTATGAGGATGAGCAGGGATACCTTTGGTTCGGTACGGTAGAAGGGCTTAGTCGGTTCAACCCAAAAGCCTATAAAGGAAATCAGGTTCCTCCTAAAGTTCATATTGTTGGGGTGAATGTATCAGGCAGAGAATACCGGCCGGATGAGCGCTTCTTGCTTTCCCATGAAGAGAATAACATCGAGTTTCAGTATGCGGGGCTTAACTTTACCGCGCCGAATCAGATTCTCTATGAATATAAGTTAAACGGAATTGATAATGGTTGGCAGCAAACTTCAGCCCGGTCGGTGAAATACCCTTCCTTGCCACCGGGGGAGTACACTTTTCAGGTGCATGCCCGGAATATTAATGGAGCCTGGAGCCCGGATATTGAGAAAGTTAAGTTTACAATCACAGCCCCGTTTTGGATGCAATGGTGGTTCTGGATATTGATGCTGGCTGTGGTGGTCGGTATCATATCGCTTTTCTACAATTATTATCGGGCCCGTAAAATGATAGACATTGAGCGTATGAGAGTACGAATTGCCAGTGATTTACACGACGATGTAGGTGCCAGTTTAACCGAGATAGCTCTCCAGTCAGACTTTCTTCAGGCCGGAGATGCAGATACCGAATTCAAAAAATCGTTGGAGCAGATTGGGAAGCAATGCCGGAAAATTGTATCGAGCCTGGATGACATCGTATGGTCGATTGATGCACGGAATGACACTCTCGGAGATTTGACGGATCGCATGCAGGATTATATCCTTCATACGCTGGAATCAAAAAACATGCAGGTGAACTATGATTTTGATAACCTGAATATGGAGAACAAGCTTCCGGTGTCGGTGAAAGAGAATGTGTATTTGATTTTTAAGGAAGCCGTTAACAACATCGCCAAGTACTCCAACGGAGATCGGGTGGATATAAAAATGGAAAACCAGAATGGCTATTTTGAATTTTTGATCGCCGATAATGGTACTTCCGGTAAAGGCACGAAGAAAACCGGGCATGGATTACGTAACATGGATATGCGAGCAAAAAGAATTGGCGCAGATATTACTATCAATACGGAGGATGGGTACTCGATTAAAGTTGAGGGAAAATTAAATACTAACTAA
- a CDS encoding response regulator transcription factor: MAVIGIVEDNKKIRDLIQRYLDMQKDMECPVAVDSVEEMLDYLEEHQKPEVILMDIQLPGMSGIKGMEVIKSKYPEIEIIMLTVYHDSHKIFDSLKAGASGYLLKHTSLPEIKESIENLLKGGAPMSPQIARKVISHFNEEAPKKNEDSMLTNREQDIVNGLVDGLSYKMIADRFDISIDTVRAHIRNIYKKLHVNSKAEVIAKSLRGEI; the protein is encoded by the coding sequence ATGGCTGTCATTGGAATTGTAGAAGACAACAAGAAGATCAGAGATTTAATACAGCGGTATTTGGATATGCAGAAAGACATGGAGTGTCCGGTTGCGGTCGATTCCGTTGAAGAGATGCTGGATTATCTCGAAGAACATCAAAAGCCTGAAGTGATACTAATGGACATTCAGTTGCCCGGAATGTCGGGGATTAAAGGCATGGAGGTTATCAAATCGAAGTACCCTGAGATTGAAATCATCATGCTTACGGTTTATCACGATTCACACAAAATCTTTGATTCGCTGAAGGCGGGAGCTTCAGGGTATTTGCTAAAGCACACTTCACTCCCTGAAATAAAAGAGTCTATAGAAAACCTGTTGAAGGGTGGAGCACCGATGTCGCCACAAATTGCCCGGAAAGTGATTTCTCATTTCAACGAAGAAGCACCCAAGAAAAATGAAGACAGCATGCTCACTAATCGGGAGCAGGATATCGTAAACGGGTTGGTTGATGGACTCAGCTATAAAATGATCGCAGACCGCTTCGATATTTCCATTGATACTGTCCGGGCCCATATCCGAAACATTTACAAAAAGCTTCATGTTAATTCGAAAGCAGAAGTGATAGCTAAATCGTTACGTGGTGAGATATGA
- the corA gene encoding magnesium/cobalt transporter CorA, giving the protein MMKKIKNRLPIPSFLRLKQSSKKPGQAPGTLLFTGEKRLENVLMHLYDYDVEHLSEHDISEIDDSKPYLDSPSKTWINVCGLHDIEKLKEIWNYFNLHPLIQEDILHTQQRPKIEEYSEHMFFVLRMMRIQDETGELKVEQVSIVLSPNSVLSFQEDDYPIYEPVLHRLRNAAPRLRKHGPDYLAYALIDTIVDHYMKVMEKIGNEIEELEDEILQKSDESIPEKIHALRRKLIFFRRSVWPLRDSLNSLLREESHLIHEDNKIFFRDVYDHLVQIIDGIENYRDMAMGMLDMYMSQVSNKMNEVMKVLTIIATIFIPLTFIAGIYGMNFEYMPELGWKWAYPTVWGLMIVATMGMVVYFRKKDWL; this is encoded by the coding sequence ATGATGAAAAAAATCAAGAACAGACTTCCTATACCCTCTTTTTTAAGACTCAAGCAAAGTTCCAAAAAGCCCGGGCAGGCTCCGGGGACACTCCTTTTTACTGGAGAGAAGCGACTGGAAAACGTCTTGATGCACCTATATGACTATGATGTAGAGCATCTGTCAGAGCACGATATCTCTGAAATTGATGACAGCAAGCCCTATCTCGACTCTCCCTCAAAAACCTGGATTAATGTTTGCGGCCTTCACGATATTGAAAAACTAAAGGAAATCTGGAACTATTTTAATCTCCATCCTCTCATTCAGGAAGATATTCTGCATACCCAGCAGCGGCCGAAAATCGAGGAATATTCCGAGCATATGTTTTTTGTATTGCGGATGATGAGAATCCAGGATGAAACCGGTGAACTGAAAGTGGAGCAGGTAAGCATTGTGTTATCACCAAACTCGGTTCTTTCTTTTCAGGAAGACGATTACCCTATATATGAACCGGTATTACATCGACTTAGAAATGCGGCACCCCGCCTTCGAAAGCACGGTCCCGATTATCTTGCCTATGCCCTTATCGATACCATCGTGGATCATTACATGAAGGTGATGGAGAAAATCGGCAATGAAATTGAAGAGCTTGAAGATGAAATCCTGCAAAAATCCGACGAATCAATTCCTGAAAAAATTCATGCTCTGCGTCGCAAACTGATTTTCTTCCGAAGATCCGTATGGCCGCTTCGCGACAGCCTGAATTCGTTGCTAAGAGAAGAATCTCATCTGATCCATGAGGATAACAAGATCTTCTTTCGGGATGTTTATGATCACCTCGTTCAAATTATTGACGGAATAGAAAACTACCGGGATATGGCCATGGGTATGCTTGATATGTATATGTCTCAGGTCAGTAACAAAATGAATGAGGTGATGAAAGTGCTGACTATTATCGCTACTATTTTCATTCCGCTTACATTCATAGCCGGTATTTATGGAATGAATTTTGAGTATATGCCCGAGCTTGGATGGAAGTGGGCTTACCCAACGGTTTGGGGGCTAATGATTGTAGCTACCATGGGAATGGTGGTCTATTTCAGAAAAAAAGACTGGTTGTAG